Part of the Streptomyces sp. NBC_01353 genome, GATCGGCGTCATCCTCGGCCCGGCCGCCGAACAGCAGTTGCGCCGCGCCCTGCAGATCAGCGACGGATCGCTGACCGGCCTGGTGAACACGCCGTTCTCGGTGACGGTCTACGCCGTGGTGGTGCTCCTTCTGGCCTGGCCCCTGCTGAGGAAGGTGATCGTTCGCCGCCGTAACGTGTCGGCATGACACCGGACATCCGCCTCGCAGTGGCCACAGACGTCCCCCGGGTGAAGGCCGTGACCGACGCGGCCTACCACCACTACATCGGACGGATCGGCCTTGTGCCGGCCCCGATGGAGGCGGACCACGCGGCGGACGTGGCCGCGGGGAGGGTGTTCGTCGCCGGTGACCCGGTGGTCGGTCTCGTGGTCCTCAGGACCGAGGCCGACCACCTGTATCTCGACAACATCGCCGTCCACCCCGACGTGCAGGGCACCGGTCTCGGCCGCCGTCTTCTCGCCTTCGTGGAGTCCCGGGCCCGCGAACTCGGGCTCCCCGAGGTGCGGCTGCTCACCAACGCGATGATGTGGGAGAACCAGAAGATGTACGAGCGGTACGGCTACGAGGTCGTCGAACGGAGGCTGGACGGCCCGTACGACCGTATTCATTACCGCAAGCGCCTCAACTCGCCCCCGATAGGGTGAGTTTCGGACAGCGGGCGGCTTGATCCGGTATCCCTGGCGGGCGACACCACCCCCCACCCCCGAAGGGACATCCCCGATGCGACTCCGCCTCGCCCTCGCCGTCGGCACCTTGCTGGTCGCCGCCGCCGCGTCCTCCGCCCACGCCGGCCCCGGCGACGAGCTCTCCGTCGCCGGCCACGGAACCGTCGCCGGCGACGGCACGGTCACCGTCTCCGGCACGTACCGTTGCCTCGACGACAGCGCCGGCCCGGTCTTCGTGAGCAGCACGCTCGTCCAGGAGGAGCACTCCGCCGGGATCGGCGGCACCCGTGCCGTCTGCGACGGCCTGGAGCGCACCTGGTCCAACACGGCCGTCGTGAAGGAGCCCGCCTACCGTGCGGGCGACGCCCGGGTGAAGGCCACCCTGATGCAGCTCACGCCCACCGGCCCGCTGGGCCTGCCGCTGCCCGGCTTCCTCGCCACCAGGGACTCGGCCGTGACCCTGAGGTAGGGATCCGGCACGTCTCCGCCCGGTCCGGAGGCCGGGTCCAGCCCGCCGCCCCGTGACGATGGGCTCGAGCACCTGCTCGGGCGTCGGACCGAAGCCGGTGTCCGGGCCGTCCGGGGGACAGGGCTCAGCCGAGCAGCTCCCTCAGCCCCGCACGGCCGAGGAGTTCGAGCTCGTCGAGGGCCGCGACCGCGCAGGCCGCCGCCTCCGGGTCGGAGGCGGCCAGGCCGCTCGCCTCGAACTCGTCCTCGTCGAGCCGCAGCACCTCGCTGCCGTCCGCCGACACCCACAGATCCAGGTCCAGGTCCTCGACCACGACCTCGGCGCCGTCGATCACGGCCGGCCGGGTCACATCGCAGTACCAGCCCTTGAGCGTCCCGTCGGCGGAACGGACCTCCTTCACCGCGTACCAGCGGTCCCGCCAGTAGTGCTCCACGAACACGTCACCCGGCTCGAACCGTACGAAGCCGAAGTCCCGCACCCCCTCGGCCGCCCACGGAGCGCGGACCGACAGCCGGGTGCCGGCGTCGGTGAGGACCTCGGCGGGATAGCGGATCTTCGTGCGACCCGCCTTCACGAGCACAACCTCAACCGAGCGTGCGGGCATGACGTACCTCCGTTGCGCAGATGTCGTAGCCGAACCACTTGTTGATCGCCAGCATCGGCTCGTTGCCGGCGTCGTTCCCGGTGAACGCCTCCGTGCACCCGGCCGCCCGCGCCCGGTGCAGAGAGTGGTTCTTGGCGAGCTTGGCCAGCCCGCGCCCGCGGAAGGCCGGGTCGGTGCCGGTCATCCCGGAGCTGTACCGCCCCTGTCCGTCGGTCTGGGCGGCGCTGAACGCGGCGGGGCGGCCGTCGACGACCGCGACGACGGTCAGCTCGGGGTCGAACAGCGGGTGGTGCCACGTGGTCGCCAGCCAGTGCTCGTAGTCCGTCAGCTCGGCGCCGACGTCGCCGGGCTCGTCGGCCGTGGTCAGCGCGTCGAGCACGAAGAGCGGACGGGGATCGGCGGCGAACTCGGCGGCAATCCGCAGCTCGACACCGGCCGGCGGCTCCTGGAGCGGCGGCAGGTCGGCAGTGGTGAGGTCGAGGCGGAGGAAGTGCGCGGAACGGCGGGCGGCGTACCCGTGCCGCTCGGCGAAGGCACGGAACCCCGGCTCGTCGAGCACCCAGCTGTAGAGCACGGTCGCGCCGTGCTGCGCGAGATGCTCCTCGGAGGCCCGTACCAGCAGCGTGCCGGCACCGAGCCCCCGCTTCTCCGGGTGGACGTAGACGTTGACCGATCCGACCCCGGCCTCGGGCGCGTCGTGCGCGATACGGAGCTGGGAGGTGCCGACGATCTCCCCGTCGATCTCGGCGACCAGCGGACGCTCGTGCGCGTCAGGATGGGAGTGGGCCCAGTCGAAGGCCACCTGGGCGGCGTTCGCCAGCATGAACGGGATGGCAGCGCGCCGTACGCGGGCGAATCCCTCGGCGTCCTCAGGTCGTACATCACGGACGATCACAGTCATGGTGTCGCACGGTACGGGCCGAAGTGGCGCGGCCGCCTCCCCTTTTTCCCGGGGGCGGGGGCAGAATCGGGCCGTGACATTGCGAATCACCGTGGACACGGACTCGTCGACCGCCCCGTACGAACAACTGCGCGCCCAGATCGCGAGGCGCGCCCGCTCCGGTGCCCTGCCGGTGGGCTACAAGCTGCCGACGGTACGTGGCCTGGCGGAGGAGCTGGGCCTCGCGGCGAACACGGTCGCCAAGGCGTACAAGTCGCTGGAGGCGGACGGGGTGATCGAGACGCGCGGCCGCAACGGCACGTTCGTCGCGGCGGCGGGCGACGCGGCGGAGCGCCTGGCGGCGTACGCGGCGGCGACGTACGCGGCGGAGGCGAGGCGTCTGGGCCTGACCCGCGAGGCGGCGGCCTCGGCGGTGACGGACGCGCTTCGGGCGGCGTACGGCGCTTGATCTCCCCGTTGAGCCCACCCGTCCCACCCGTCACGCAGGGCTGGGGTCCCCCGGACGGAGTCCGGGGGAGGGTGGGCACCCCCGCCGAGCGCTGCCGTTTCCGGGGGAGTACACCCCAGGCCCGTGGCTACAGGTACATCCCCGCATCGGGGATCCGGGGCTCCGGGAGCCCCGGGGCCGACGTGCCGCGTCGCAGCGCGAAGAGCTCCGCCAGCGTTGCACCGTCGTGCGGAATCCCCTCCTCCGTGCCCAGCCACCCCACCGCCTCGTTCCGCGTGAGACCGCCCACCTCGATCCGCGCCAGACACCGCCCCGGGCGGACCACCGCCGGGTGCAGCCGCTCCAGGTCCTCGTTGGTCGTGACGCCGACGAGGACGTTGCGGCCCTGGCCGAGCAGCCCGTCCGTCAGGTTCAGGAGCCGGGACAGCGCCTGGCCCGCCGTGTGCTTCGCCTCACCGCGGATCAGCTCGTCGCAGTCCTCCAGGAGCAGCAGCCGCCACCGCCCCTTCGCCGTGCCCTCGTCCTCGCCGATCGCGATGTCCATCAGATAGCCGACGTCGTTGAAGAGCCGCTCCGGGTCCAGGACGCAGTCCACCTGGCACCAGTCCCGCCACGACCGGGCGAGCGTGCGCAGCGCGGAGGTCTTGCCCGTTCCCGGCGGCCCGTGGAGCAGCAGCAGCCGCCCCGCGATGTCGTCCGGGGTGACCTTCATCAGCCGGTCCATCGCGTCGGCCACCGGCGCCGTGTAGTTGGGCCGGATCTCCTCCCACGTTCCCGCGCTGATCTGACGGGTCGTACGGTGCGGGCCGCGCCGCGGCGACACGTACCAGAAGCCCATCGTCACGTTCTCGGGCTGAGGCTCGGGCTCGTCCTTCGCCCCGTCCGTCGCCTCCTTGAGGACCTTCTCCGCCAGCTCCGCCCCGGTCGCCGTGACGGTGACGTCCGCGCCCCGGTTCCAGCGGGAGATCAGCAGAGTCCAGCCCTCGCCCTCGGCGAGCACCGCGCTGCGGTCGTCGTCCTTGGCGGCACGCAGCACCTTCGCCCCGGCCGGCAGGAGCGTCGCGGCGGGCTTCACCCGGTCCAGGGTGGTGCTGTGGGAGTGCGGCTGCTCGCCGGTCGCGAAGCGGCCGAGGAACAGCGCGTCGACGACGTCGGCGGGTGAGTCGCTGTCGTCGACGTTGAGGCGCATCGGCAGTGCTTGATGCGGCTCGGACGGCGGCATGGTGGCAGACATGACGGCCATGATCCGGCAATCGGGCATTCCGTGCACGGTGTTTTGAACGGGACGATCCCGCGGGTCGCGGCGGTGGCGGCCACCGCGACCCCTCGGGGTCAGGCCGCGTGCCGACCGGCCGCCCGCAGGGCCCCCCGCGCCCTGCGCACCACCGCGTACCCCTTGGTCAGCGCCCGGTCCGCGGCGAAGGTGCGTCCGATCGCCCGGCCCTCCACCAGTCGCTCGAACTCCTCGATGCCGGTGGACCGCCGCACGGTCACCCGCTCCAGGGCGTACGGTCCCTGGCAGCGCCTCGCCGTCGCGTTGCCGACGGCGAGGGCCTGGGCGTATCCGGCCGCCCGGACCGTCCGCCGGACGCGGCGGTTGGAGTATCCGTACGGGTAGGCGAAGGACACCGGCGCCCTGCCCAGCTCCTCGCGGACGATCTCCTTGCAGCGCAGGGTCTCGTACCAGAGCCGTCGGTCGTCGACCTGGTCGAGCTGCGGATGCGTGTGGGTGTGCCCGCCGATCTCCGTACCGGCGGCGGCCAGTTCACGGACCTGGTCCCAGTCGAGCATGGTGTCCAGGGCCCCGCCCCCGTCGTACGCGCCGCGCAGCCAGCCCGTGGAGACGAAGAGCGTCGAGGCGAAGCCGTGTTTGGACAGCACCGGCAGGGCGTGCCGGTGCACCCCCTCGTAGCCGTCGTCGAAGGTGATCAGGACCGGGCGCGCGGGCAGGGCTCCGCCCCTGCGCCAGGCCGTGGCCAGTTCGGCGGTGGTGAGCGGGGTGAGACCGCGGTCGGCCACCACCGCCATCTGCTCGGCGAACGCCTCGGGCGAGACGGACAGCCGGTGAGTCGCCGGAGCGGGCCGGTGGTCCACCGCGTGGTACATCAGGATCGGTACGGGTTCGGTCACGCGGCCACCTCCGGAGCCGACGCCTGGTCGGACCACGTCGGGATCGGGCCCGAGGAGAACGTCGCCCCACCCCGGCGCACCCGCAGCGCGCCCTGTACGAACCCGCCAACGGCCACCACCACGCCCGCCACGATCGCGCCCGCCCGGCCCGCGCCGCCGGGGCGGCCGAGCACGGCGTCGCGCAGTCCGCGCGCGACTCCCGCGGGCAACACCCGGGTGGTGTAGCGCCGTTCGGCCTCCAGGCCCTCGTTCGCGCCGACGCTCCTGGACACCAGCGCCTTGGAGATCCCCTCGGCGTACGTCCGACTGCGGAAGTAGCCGAATCGCTCGCGGGCGGCCGGGACCTTGTGGTGGATGACGGACCGGTCGTCGATCAGCAGCACCGCCTCGGGGAGCGCCTGGGAGAGCCGGATGCACAGCTCCGTCTCCTCGCAGCCCAGCGGCCGCTTGTCGCCGTCCCGCCCGATGCCCGTGGCGAAGCCGCCCGCGACGTCGAAGGCCGTACGCCGGAAGGAGGCGTTGCCTCCCAGGACATTGCGTACCCGGACCAGTCCCGGTGGCAGGCCCCGGTACGTGCAGCCGACGACCCAGTCGAACTCCTCGGGAAACCAGTCCGGCCGCTTTCCCGACGCCCAGGCGGCCAGGGTCCGGCCGCCGACGGCCATCACGTCCGGGTCCTCGTACCCCGCGGCGAAGTACCGCAGCCAGTCCCGCTCGGCGACGGCGTCGTCGTCGAGGAAGGCCACGAACTCGCCGCGGGACGCGGAGATTCCGGTGTTGCGGCCGGAGGAGAGGCCGCGGGGGCCCGCGTTCGCGAGCACCCGCACCTCCTCACGTACCGCCTCGTCCTTGAACTCCTCGGTCAGCCGGGCGAGGAGCCGCTCGTTGTGGTCGACAACGAGCAGGATCTCCAGCGCCGGATGCGACTGCGTCCGTACGGAGTCGACCGCCGCGAGGATGTCCTCCCAGCGCTCCTCCGTGTAGACGCAGATCACGACCGAGAACCGGCGGTCGCTCAAGACGCCTCTCCTCGGGGGACATTGACGGAGAAGGCGGTGGGCCGGCGGCGCGCCGCACGTCTCACGCCCTTCTCCCTGAGGATGACCTTGAGGACCCGGATGCCGTCGCGGACGGCGTTGAGGTTGCTGACGCCGTGGATGCGCAGGTACTCGTGGCTCGGCACCTCCTGGACCTTCAGGCCGGCCTTGACGACCCGGATGTTGATGAGGGTCTCGATCTCGAAGCCGGTGCAGTCCAGGGTGATCTCGTCGAGGCAGCGGCGCCAGAAGGCGTTGTACCCGTAGCAGAGATCGGTGTAGCGGGCGCCGAACTTCCGGTTGACCAGGGCGCACAGCGCCCAGTTGCCGAGCCGGCGGATCGGCGTCATGTCGTCCGTGCCGCCGCCGTTGGCGAAGCGGGATCCCTTGGCGAAGTCTGCGCCGCCGACCAGGGCGGAGACGTAGGAGACGATCTCCTGGCCGTCGGCCGAGCCGTCCGCGTCGACCATCACGATGATGTCGCCGGTGCAGGCGGCGAATCCGCTGATGAGGGCGTCCCCCTTGCCCTTGCCGACCTGCTTGACGACCTTGACGTCGGGCCACAGTTCACGGGCGACCCGAACGGTGTCGTCGGTGGAGTTTCCGTCGACCAGAACGACTTCGTGGATCCAGTCCGGAAGCGTCTTGAAGACGTAGGGAAGATTTTCCGCTTCGTTCATCGCGGGGATGACCACACTAACCGGCGGTGTGATCGCCAAATGCGAGGTGATCGCCTTGTATTGAGCGGCTATCAGGCTCTGGTCCGCGGAATCATGGCCGGTGACGGCCGGGCGCAGGAATGAGCTCATGGCTGGTGTTTCCCTCTCGTCCGGTGGACCGCCCGCCCCCGGGCTGTCCGGTGGTCTGTCCGGTTCGAAAGGGGGGTCCTCACCCCGTCCGCACGGCAGCAATCGCCGTATGGCATGGGTGAGTTGGCATCTCAAGCCGCGCGGCACGCGACTCGGCGACACACGTGTGTACGCCGAGTACAGCACCCCCCTACCGCGCCCCGCTCCGGGACCATCGCGACGCTAGAGCCCTCCCCTGAGCCGCTTTGCCGATGGACCGATGCGGGTGAGATGTACGACGGTATTGATGAATGCGACTGTATGGCAAGTCCTGGATCGACGACTCCCGTTTCTGCTAATTGGCGAGCCTTCGGCGGTCAGATACGGAACCGTCCCGATCGGATTTTCGCAATCCGTTTGCCCAATGTTGCTATTGGGGTTGGATGAAACTTCTGAGTAATGCCGTGCGAATTCATTTCGGGTCGCGTTCGACCGTTCGCGGCCGCCGGCTCCGCATGATCCATCAGCTGGCTTGATTCCGACGGTCTCTGACGGGGGGTCGGCAACTTCTCGCCAAGGATTCTTGGCATGGACACTTCCAGCGCGCCGGATGCGCTGCTACTACCAAGTAACGCAGAGATCCTGCTACAGGGAGGTTCCATGAAACTGTCCCGATTCGCGGCTTTCTCGTCCTCACTGATGCTCGGCGCCGTCCTCGCCCTGACCGGGGCGGGAGCCGCGCAGGCCGCCGAAACCGCGGCGCTCGACTATGTGGCGCTCGGCGACTCGTACTCCTCCGGTGTGGGTGCCGGGAGTTACGACAGCGCCAGCGGCGACTGCAAGCGCTCCACCAAGGCCTTCCCCGTCCTCTGGAAGAACGCCAACGCACCCTCGTCGTTCGCGTTCACGGCTTGCTCGGGCGCCCGAACGGGTGATGTCACGAGCGGGCAGCTCGGACCCCTCTCCACCGCCACCGACCTGGTCTCCCTCACGATCGGCGGCAATGACGCCGGCTTCGCGGACGTCATGACCACCTGCGTCCTCCAGTCGGAATCGTCCTGCATCAACCGTGTGAATCAGGCCAAGGGCTACGTCGACACGACCCTGCCCGGG contains:
- a CDS encoding GNAT family N-acetyltransferase, whose protein sequence is MTPDIRLAVATDVPRVKAVTDAAYHHYIGRIGLVPAPMEADHAADVAAGRVFVAGDPVVGLVVLRTEADHLYLDNIAVHPDVQGTGLGRRLLAFVESRARELGLPEVRLLTNAMMWENQKMYERYGYEVVERRLDGPYDRIHYRKRLNSPPIG
- a CDS encoding DUF6299 family protein encodes the protein MRLRLALAVGTLLVAAAASSAHAGPGDELSVAGHGTVAGDGTVTVSGTYRCLDDSAGPVFVSSTLVQEEHSAGIGGTRAVCDGLERTWSNTAVVKEPAYRAGDARVKATLMQLTPTGPLGLPLPGFLATRDSAVTLR
- a CDS encoding DUF402 domain-containing protein — protein: MPARSVEVVLVKAGRTKIRYPAEVLTDAGTRLSVRAPWAAEGVRDFGFVRFEPGDVFVEHYWRDRWYAVKEVRSADGTLKGWYCDVTRPAVIDGAEVVVEDLDLDLWVSADGSEVLRLDEDEFEASGLAASDPEAAACAVAALDELELLGRAGLRELLG
- a CDS encoding GNAT family N-acetyltransferase, yielding MTVIVRDVRPEDAEGFARVRRAAIPFMLANAAQVAFDWAHSHPDAHERPLVAEIDGEIVGTSQLRIAHDAPEAGVGSVNVYVHPEKRGLGAGTLLVRASEEHLAQHGATVLYSWVLDEPGFRAFAERHGYAARRSAHFLRLDLTTADLPPLQEPPAGVELRIAAEFAADPRPLFVLDALTTADEPGDVGAELTDYEHWLATTWHHPLFDPELTVVAVVDGRPAAFSAAQTDGQGRYSSGMTGTDPAFRGRGLAKLAKNHSLHRARAAGCTEAFTGNDAGNEPMLAINKWFGYDICATEVRHARTLG
- a CDS encoding GntR family transcriptional regulator: MTLRITVDTDSSTAPYEQLRAQIARRARSGALPVGYKLPTVRGLAEELGLAANTVAKAYKSLEADGVIETRGRNGTFVAAAGDAAERLAAYAAATYAAEARRLGLTREAAASAVTDALRAAYGA
- a CDS encoding DUF5925 domain-containing protein gives rise to the protein MAVMSATMPPSEPHQALPMRLNVDDSDSPADVVDALFLGRFATGEQPHSHSTTLDRVKPAATLLPAGAKVLRAAKDDDRSAVLAEGEGWTLLISRWNRGADVTVTATGAELAEKVLKEATDGAKDEPEPQPENVTMGFWYVSPRRGPHRTTRQISAGTWEEIRPNYTAPVADAMDRLMKVTPDDIAGRLLLLHGPPGTGKTSALRTLARSWRDWCQVDCVLDPERLFNDVGYLMDIAIGEDEGTAKGRWRLLLLEDCDELIRGEAKHTAGQALSRLLNLTDGLLGQGRNVLVGVTTNEDLERLHPAVVRPGRCLARIEVGGLTRNEAVGWLGTEEGIPHDGATLAELFALRRGTSAPGLPEPRIPDAGMYL
- a CDS encoding polysaccharide deacetylase family protein — encoded protein: MYHAVDHRPAPATHRLSVSPEAFAEQMAVVADRGLTPLTTAELATAWRRGGALPARPVLITFDDGYEGVHRHALPVLSKHGFASTLFVSTGWLRGAYDGGGALDTMLDWDQVRELAAAGTEIGGHTHTHPQLDQVDDRRLWYETLRCKEIVREELGRAPVSFAYPYGYSNRRVRRTVRAAGYAQALAVGNATARRCQGPYALERVTVRRSTGIEEFERLVEGRAIGRTFAADRALTKGYAVVRRARGALRAAGRHAA
- a CDS encoding glycosyltransferase family 2 protein: MSDRRFSVVICVYTEERWEDILAAVDSVRTQSHPALEILLVVDHNERLLARLTEEFKDEAVREEVRVLANAGPRGLSSGRNTGISASRGEFVAFLDDDAVAERDWLRYFAAGYEDPDVMAVGGRTLAAWASGKRPDWFPEEFDWVVGCTYRGLPPGLVRVRNVLGGNASFRRTAFDVAGGFATGIGRDGDKRPLGCEETELCIRLSQALPEAVLLIDDRSVIHHKVPAARERFGYFRSRTYAEGISKALVSRSVGANEGLEAERRYTTRVLPAGVARGLRDAVLGRPGGAGRAGAIVAGVVVAVGGFVQGALRVRRGGATFSSGPIPTWSDQASAPEVAA
- a CDS encoding glycosyltransferase family 2 protein, coding for MSSFLRPAVTGHDSADQSLIAAQYKAITSHLAITPPVSVVIPAMNEAENLPYVFKTLPDWIHEVVLVDGNSTDDTVRVARELWPDVKVVKQVGKGKGDALISGFAACTGDIIVMVDADGSADGQEIVSYVSALVGGADFAKGSRFANGGGTDDMTPIRRLGNWALCALVNRKFGARYTDLCYGYNAFWRRCLDEITLDCTGFEIETLINIRVVKAGLKVQEVPSHEYLRIHGVSNLNAVRDGIRVLKVILREKGVRRAARRRPTAFSVNVPRGEAS
- a CDS encoding SGNH/GDSL hydrolase family protein — translated: MKLSRFAAFSSSLMLGAVLALTGAGAAQAAETAALDYVALGDSYSSGVGAGSYDSASGDCKRSTKAFPVLWKNANAPSSFAFTACSGARTGDVTSGQLGPLSTATDLVSLTIGGNDAGFADVMTTCVLQSESSCINRVNQAKGYVDTTLPGKLDAVYSAIASKAPNARVVVLGYPRFYKLGGGCIAGLSENERRAINDAADYLNAATAKRAADHGYTFASVVPSFTGHEICSGSAWLHSVNWLNIGESYHPTAAGQSGGYLPSFRAVA